One Armatimonadota bacterium genomic window carries:
- a CDS encoding dienelactone hydrolase family protein, with protein sequence MITALAAFVLGDVLGHKLEYKVGNDSFVGYVAKAAHFNSSKPVIYVVQDWNGVDAHEEEVVEKLAHQGYTAFAIDIYGKGVRPHSVETCSAESGKYYEDSALFMKRIQDGIKAFPTKGKKFLVGYCFGGSGVLEFARRNLGAYGVVSFHGGLASLSPKPAKKINARVLVLHGADDPFNDPKDVEACKKEFKVAKSFKFVSYPGVVHAFTVKDMGFQVEGAKYDKNADEKSWIELLKFLMANA encoded by the coding sequence ATGATCACCGCCCTTGCCGCTTTCGTTCTCGGCGACGTCCTCGGCCACAAGCTCGAATACAAAGTCGGCAACGACTCCTTCGTCGGGTACGTTGCCAAAGCCGCGCACTTCAACTCGTCCAAGCCCGTTATCTACGTCGTCCAAGATTGGAACGGTGTCGATGCCCACGAGGAAGAGGTGGTGGAAAAGCTCGCTCACCAGGGCTACACTGCCTTCGCCATCGACATCTACGGCAAAGGCGTCCGACCGCATTCGGTCGAAACCTGCTCTGCCGAGTCGGGCAAGTATTACGAGGACTCGGCCCTCTTCATGAAGCGCATTCAGGATGGCATCAAGGCGTTTCCGACCAAGGGCAAGAAGTTCCTCGTTGGCTACTGCTTCGGCGGTAGCGGAGTGCTTGAGTTTGCTCGTCGCAATCTGGGCGCTTACGGAGTCGTGTCGTTCCACGGTGGACTCGCCAGTCTCAGCCCAAAGCCGGCCAAGAAGATCAACGCCCGTGTGCTCGTGCTCCACGGGGCGGACGATCCCTTCAATGATCCGAAGGATGTCGAGGCTTGCAAGAAGGAGTTCAAGGTCGCCAAATCGTTCAAGTTCGTGTCGTATCCCGGCGTCGTCCACGCCTTCACGGTGAAGGATATGGGCTTCCAAGTCGAAGGTGCGAAGTATGACAAGAACGCCGACGAGAAGAGCTGGATTGAGTTGCTGAAGTTCTTGATGGCGAACGCTTAA
- the pgk gene encoding phosphoglycerate kinase — MTAPSIRDFDFAGKKVLVRCDFNVPLENGQITDDRRISEAMPTIQYLLEKGAAVILCSHLGRPKGGPAPEFSLKPVANRLSAFLYKEVRLLPDCVGPEVEAACQALKPGDVVLLENVRFHAEEEKNDPAFAKQLASLADFYVNDAFGTAHRAHASTAGVADYLPSAAGFLIDKEIEYLGKAVNEPKRPLVAVMGGSKVHDKIALIDNMLPKVDRLLIGGGMVFTFLKAQGKEIGKSLLDAESVDYAAGLLKNNPDKILLPTDVVVAPEFKADSPATIVSVDAIPSDQLGLDIGPTSSAAFAEVIHSAGTVIWNGPMGVFEMDAFANGTKAVAQAMAESSALTIVGGGDSAAAVEKFGFADKMSHVSTGGGASLEFLEGKQLPGIAALGKMNG, encoded by the coding sequence GCGATGCCGACCATCCAATACCTGCTGGAAAAAGGAGCCGCCGTCATCCTGTGCAGTCACCTTGGGCGGCCCAAGGGCGGACCAGCGCCCGAGTTCTCGCTGAAGCCGGTGGCCAACCGCCTGTCCGCCTTTCTCTATAAGGAAGTTCGGCTCCTTCCCGATTGCGTCGGGCCGGAAGTCGAAGCCGCTTGCCAGGCGCTCAAGCCCGGCGACGTCGTTCTGCTGGAGAACGTCCGCTTCCACGCCGAGGAAGAGAAGAACGATCCTGCCTTTGCCAAACAGCTCGCCTCGCTCGCCGATTTCTACGTCAACGACGCCTTTGGCACTGCCCACCGGGCTCATGCTTCGACCGCCGGAGTCGCCGACTATCTGCCGAGCGCGGCTGGATTCTTGATCGACAAGGAGATCGAGTACCTCGGCAAAGCCGTTAATGAACCGAAGCGCCCGCTCGTCGCCGTCATGGGCGGCAGTAAGGTCCACGACAAGATCGCCCTCATCGACAACATGCTCCCGAAGGTGGATCGCCTTCTGATCGGCGGTGGCATGGTGTTCACCTTCCTGAAGGCGCAGGGCAAAGAGATCGGCAAGTCCCTTCTGGATGCGGAAAGCGTCGACTACGCTGCGGGTTTGCTGAAAAACAACCCCGACAAGATTCTCCTGCCAACCGACGTTGTGGTGGCCCCCGAGTTCAAGGCGGACTCGCCCGCCACCATCGTGTCTGTCGATGCGATCCCCAGTGATCAGCTTGGACTCGACATTGGCCCGACTTCCTCGGCGGCGTTTGCCGAGGTGATCCACTCGGCGGGAACCGTCATTTGGAATGGACCGATGGGCGTTTTCGAGATGGACGCCTTTGCCAACGGCACCAAGGCGGTGGCCCAAGCGATGGCCGAGTCGAGCGCGTTGACGATCGTCGGGGGCGGCGACAGCGCGGCTGCGGTCGAGAAATTTGGTTTTGCCGATAAGATGAGCCACGTCTCCACCGGTGGTGGGGCGTCGCTTGAGTTCTTAGAAGGAAAACAGCTTCCCGGCATCGCGGCTCTTGGAAAGATGAACGGCTAA